From one Culex quinquefasciatus strain JHB chromosome 3, VPISU_Cqui_1.0_pri_paternal, whole genome shotgun sequence genomic stretch:
- the LOC6043413 gene encoding uncharacterized protein LOC6043413 has product MSNNIVVTMPFSTDEIPEWLNATYFENILVKERNDFSIRVPSIDVSYALSKGENYVSIIFRSALKVQSKSQPLHDESYIVKYTPTDGAANLKMKDYNVHEKEMNVYELVIPKIDKMMRSIGDRSKLFPKTLAVDREHDAIIFEDLNHGRFVMADRVSGLGLEHTKKVLVGLAKLHACSLKLIEMEPEIVDRFNTGILTRHTSALYSMFQSSFDALIEEMKTWDSKWQYYCGKLEKLQPYFIENSLAVTDHECEVDLRVLNHGDPWTNNMMFLNDSDGKPVEVVLLDLQFCNYTTPAADLLYFFYTSTKDEIRQNCFEELMQYYYNNFSDYVNRLGCSKKIQTLHQFQQHLLKKMFFAVNSSIVPLPIAINEVTCDADFEGLTGNDDRTRQFKRTVMSNKKYHKIIQALLPVFDRKGLLDTLK; this is encoded by the exons ATGTCCAACAATATCGTTGTAACTATGCCTTTTTCAACGGACGAAATTCCCGAGTGGCTAAATGCAACTTATTTTGAGAACATTCTCGTAAAAGAACGCAATGATTTTTCAATCAGGGTGCCTTCAATAGATGTGAGCTACGCACTGTCCAAGGGTGAAAATTACGTCAGTATAATTTTTCGATCTGCGCTAAAGGTTCAAAGCAAATCTCAACCCCTTCACGACGAAAGTTACATCGTCAAGTACACCCCCACGGATGGGGCGGCCAACCTAAAAATGAAGGATTACAATGTTCACGAGAAGGAAATGAACGTGTACGAGTTGGTGATTCCGAAGATCGATAAAATGATGCGCTCGATTGGTGATCGTTCCAAGCTGTTTCCGAAGACGTTGGCCGTTGATCGAGAGCACGATGCGATCATCTTTGAAGATTTGAACCACGGAAGATTCGTAATGGCGGATAGAGTGAGTGGTTTGGGATTGGAGCACACCAAGAAGGTTCTGGTGGGATTGGCTAAACTGCACGCTTGTTCTTTGAAATTGATTGAGATGGAGCCGGAGATAGTTGATCGATTTAATACTGGGATCCTGACTCGTCACACAAGTGCGTTGTATTCAATGTTTCAGTCTAGTTTTGATGCGTTAATCGAAGAGATGAAAACGTGGGATTCAAAGTGGCAATACTATTGCGGCAAACTGGAGAAATTGCAACCATACTTTATCGAAAACAGTCTTGCTGTAACCGATCACGAATGCGAAGTTGATCTACGCGTGCTGAACCATGGAGATCCTTGGACTAACAATATGATGTTTCTCAACGATTCTGATGGTAAACCTGTTGAGGTTGTACTTTTGGATCTTCAGTTTTGCAACTACACGACTCCAGCAGCGGATTTACTCTACTTTTTCTACACTTCGACTAAGGATGAGATTCGGCAAAATTGTTTTGAAGAACTAATGCAGTACTATTACAATAACTTTTCGGATTATGTGAATCGTCTTGGTTGTTCTAAAAAGATACAAACTTTGCATCAATTTCAACAACACTTATTGAAGAAGATGTTTTTCG CTGTCAACTCCAGCATCGTTCCACTTCCGATCGCCATCAACGAGGTCACTTGCGATGCCGATTTCGAAGGACTCACCGGAAACGATGATCGAACTCGTCAGTTCAAGCGGACAGTGATGTCTAACAAGAAATACCACAAGATAATACAAGCTTTGCTGCCAGTTTTCGACAGGAAGGGACTGTTGGATACATTGAAGTGA
- the LOC6046750 gene encoding methylthioribose kinase: MATDCEITWQEAAFFVDVVGTDLNLPHDAFCIVDLQISGATAKPAGFMSLIHRVKLRIRLAGGEERTLSYVVKEKSDQVFGGEVVDVMQVFPKEIEVYEKFIPAFEELWRRDGVKFGPRVFKTTTSPFTVIVMEDLRKDNFTMKESCEGLSLKDCKRTVQKLARFHAASVVYFEQNGFYPDEFMEGMFSDSFIDIFEPFFAPLLNSYLHALEELQYPADILEAIRRYKGKIYSAVSKLFQTDKCKFKVLNHGDPWVNNILLNDKDVLLVDYQIAFYGSPSFDLLYFITNSASNEIRTSKFDHLIEYYHHNLAEGLQRLNSKTTTPTLQELHEDIRAHGLLMCALSMDGAMMALFPDKDLELMCAETSAGVAYRRKLYAEPCVVAMLEQLVPFIWERGFLK; the protein is encoded by the exons ATGGCGACCGATTGTGAAATAACATGGCAGGAGGCAGCGTTTTTCGTGGACGTCGTTGGTACCGATTTGAACCTCCCGCATGATGCCTTTTGCATTGTGGATCTTCAGATTTCGGGTGCTACGGCCAAACCGGCCGGTTTTATGTCACTGATCCATCGCGTCAAGTTGCGAATTAGGCTAGCTGGTGGAGAGGAAAGGACGTTGAGTTACGTGGTGAAAGAGAAATCGGACCAGGTTTTCGGTGGGGAAGTCGTTGATGTGATGCAGGTATTCCCGAAAGAGATTGAGGTGTACGAGAAGTTTATTCCGGCTTTTGAGGAGCTGTGGCGACGAGATGGTGTCAAGTTTGGACCGAG AGTATTCAAAACCACTACCTCACCTTTCACCGTAATTGTGATGGAAGATTTAAGAAAGGACAACTTCACCATGAAGGAGAGTTGCGAAGGACTCAGTTTAAAGGATTGTAAAAGAACGGTTCAAAAGTTGGCACGGTTTCATGCAGCTTCCGTCGTTTATTTTGAACAG AATGGATTTTACCCAGATGAGTTCATGGAAGGCATGTTCAGTGATAGCTTTATCGACATTTTCGAACCATTTTTCGCTCCATTGTTAAACTCTTATCTTCACGCACTGGAGGAGCTACAATATCCCGCAGACATTTTAGAAGCAATT CGACGTTATAAGGGAAAGATATACAGCGCTGTTAGTAAACTATTTCAAACGGATAAGTGCAAATTCAAAGTACTTAACCATGGAGATCCATGGGTGAACAACATTCTGCTTAATGACAAAGATGTCCTGCTG GTTGACTACCAAATCGCATTCTACGGTTCGCCGTCCTTCGACCTGCTCTACTTCATCACCAATTCGGCCTCGAATGAAATCCGCACCTCAAAGTTTGATCATCTCATCGAGTACTACCACCACAACCTAGCCGAAGGTCTTCAACGTCTAAATTCCAAAACCACTACCCCGACACTTCAAGAACTGCACGAAGACATCCGGGCGCACGGTTTGCTCATGTGTGCCCTTTCGATGGATGGGGCGATGATGGCGCTGTTTCCGGACAAAGATTTGGAATTGATGTGTGCCGAAACGTCGGCGGGAGTGGCATATCGCAGAAAACTGTATGCCGAGCCATGTGTGGTTGCCATGTTGGAGCAGTTGGTGCCGTTTATTTGGGAAAGGGGGTTTTTGAAATGA